In Paenibacillus algicola, a genomic segment contains:
- a CDS encoding RelA/SpoT family protein, whose translation MGIERLLEKAGAYIKEPDLLRIQEAFEFAEQAHHGQIRKSGEPYILHPLAVADIVVNMQMDTLSIIAALLHDVVEDTTVSLEEIRSRFGETCAMLVDGLTKLERIKFGSKEEQQNENYRKMFIAMARDIRVIVIKLADRLHNMRTLKYQSEESQRRISHETLEIFCPIAHRLGISAIKWEMEDIALRYLNPQQYYRIANLMHKKRAEREQFIDNVIERIAEKLDEMGIQADLSGRPKHIYSVFNKMSVKNKQFNEIYDLLAIRIIVDNIKDCYATLGIIHTLWKPMPGRFKDYIAMPKANMYQSLHTTVVGPNGEPTEVQIRTLEMHRTAEFGIAAHWAYKEGSAAANFDNKITFFREILELQHEAKDASEFVESLKMDFFSDLVFVFTPKGEVIELPAGSVPLDFAYRIHTEVGNRTIGAKVNGRIVPLDHQLKTGDIVEILTSKHSYGPSQDWLKIAQSSHAKSKIKQWFKKEKREENVEKGRDLLEREMKRQGLEASEFLSDDKLMDAARKFAFNDIEDMLSAVGFGGITAAQITTKLTEKLRKEQEEANQIGLTSEMKEIKAPEKRSRPTNGVTVKGIDNLLVRFARCCNPVPGDEIIGYVTRGRGVSVHRADCSNIPATGDGEDAARVIEVEWESTVEASYSVDIEVTGHDRNGLLNEVLQAVSESKTNISAVTGRSDKNKMAMIHMTILIRNTDHLQSVVERIKRVKDVYTVHRIMQ comes from the coding sequence ATGGGCATAGAGCGATTACTTGAAAAGGCAGGCGCCTATATTAAAGAACCCGATCTTCTTCGAATTCAGGAAGCTTTTGAATTTGCAGAGCAGGCTCATCACGGGCAGATTCGCAAATCGGGAGAACCGTATATTTTACATCCGCTTGCGGTAGCAGACATCGTCGTCAACATGCAGATGGACACGTTGTCTATTATTGCTGCCCTGCTTCATGATGTCGTTGAGGACACGACTGTATCGCTCGAGGAGATCCGGTCGAGGTTCGGCGAGACCTGTGCGATGCTGGTGGATGGACTGACGAAGCTGGAGCGAATTAAATTCGGCTCCAAGGAAGAGCAGCAAAATGAAAACTATCGCAAAATGTTCATAGCCATGGCTCGGGACATTCGCGTGATTGTTATCAAGCTGGCGGACCGGCTGCACAATATGCGCACGCTGAAATACCAGTCGGAGGAAAGCCAGCGGAGAATCTCGCATGAGACCCTGGAGATTTTCTGTCCTATTGCTCATCGTCTCGGGATATCCGCTATTAAATGGGAAATGGAAGATATTGCGCTCCGCTACTTGAATCCTCAGCAGTATTACCGGATTGCCAATCTGATGCACAAGAAGCGGGCTGAACGGGAGCAGTTCATCGACAATGTCATTGAACGGATTGCGGAGAAGCTGGATGAAATGGGAATTCAGGCGGACCTGTCGGGTCGTCCGAAGCATATCTATAGTGTGTTTAACAAGATGTCCGTCAAGAACAAGCAGTTTAATGAAATTTATGATCTGCTGGCCATCCGGATTATCGTAGACAACATCAAGGACTGCTATGCAACCCTGGGCATTATTCACACGCTGTGGAAGCCAATGCCGGGGCGCTTTAAAGATTATATCGCCATGCCGAAAGCGAATATGTACCAGTCTCTGCACACCACCGTAGTGGGTCCGAACGGAGAGCCGACAGAGGTACAGATTCGGACGCTGGAAATGCATCGTACCGCAGAGTTCGGGATCGCGGCTCACTGGGCATATAAGGAAGGCTCGGCGGCGGCTAATTTTGATAACAAAATTACGTTCTTCCGCGAGATTCTGGAGCTTCAGCATGAGGCGAAGGATGCTTCGGAGTTTGTCGAATCACTCAAAATGGACTTTTTCTCAGATCTCGTCTTTGTGTTTACGCCTAAAGGGGAGGTCATTGAGCTGCCTGCTGGCTCCGTTCCGCTGGACTTTGCGTACCGCATTCATACCGAGGTTGGAAACCGGACGATCGGGGCGAAGGTGAATGGCAGAATTGTCCCGCTGGATCATCAGCTGAAGACCGGCGATATTGTTGAGATTTTAACCTCGAAGCACTCTTATGGCCCGAGCCAGGATTGGCTGAAGATTGCCCAGTCCTCCCACGCCAAGAGTAAGATCAAGCAATGGTTCAAGAAAGAGAAGCGCGAAGAAAATGTTGAAAAGGGCCGGGACCTGCTGGAACGGGAAATGAAACGGCAGGGTCTGGAGGCTTCTGAATTTCTGAGTGATGACAAGCTGATGGATGCGGCGAGAAAGTTTGCCTTTAACGATATCGAAGACATGCTGTCTGCCGTCGGATTTGGAGGCATTACAGCCGCCCAGATTACAACCAAGCTCACAGAGAAGCTTCGCAAGGAGCAGGAGGAGGCGAACCAGATCGGGCTGACCTCCGAGATGAAGGAGATCAAGGCGCCCGAGAAGCGCAGCCGTCCTACCAATGGCGTTACGGTTAAAGGCATTGACAATTTACTGGTGCGCTTTGCCAGGTGCTGCAACCCGGTGCCAGGCGATGAAATCATCGGCTATGTGACGCGCGGTCGCGGGGTATCTGTGCACCGGGCAGACTGCTCGAACATTCCTGCTACTGGTGATGGGGAAGATGCGGCACGTGTGATTGAGGTCGAGTGGGAATCAACGGTGGAAGCTAGCTACAGCGTAGATATTGAAGTTACGGGACATGACCGCAATGGTCTGCTAAATGAAGTACTGCAGGCAGTATCTGAGAGCAAGACAAATATTTCAGCAGTGACCGGCCGATCGGACAAGAACAAGATGGCCATGATTCATATGACTATTCTGATTCGCAACACGGACCATCTTCAATCGGTGGTGGAGCGGATTAAGCGTGTGAAGGATGTGTACACCGTTCATCGGATTATGCAGTGA
- the dtd gene encoding D-aminoacyl-tRNA deacylase — MKVVIQRCKHARVVVGEQVTGEIGQGLMVLVGVTHEDETKDAVYLAEKVAGLRIFEDDDHKMNLSVQDMGGSILSVSQFTLYGDSRKGKRPSFMAAARPEAAQKLYELFNAELRSRGLSVETGIFGADMDVSLTNWGPVTLILDSRS, encoded by the coding sequence ATGAAGGTTGTCATTCAAAGATGCAAGCATGCCCGGGTCGTTGTCGGTGAACAGGTTACCGGCGAAATCGGGCAGGGACTCATGGTGCTCGTGGGTGTTACCCATGAGGATGAGACAAAGGATGCCGTTTATTTGGCGGAAAAGGTAGCAGGACTGCGGATTTTTGAGGACGATGATCACAAAATGAACCTGAGTGTGCAGGATATGGGCGGCTCCATTCTGTCGGTGTCTCAGTTTACATTGTATGGTGACTCCCGAAAAGGCAAGCGGCCCAGCTTTATGGCGGCTGCGAGGCCGGAGGCGGCGCAGAAGCTGTACGAGCTGTTTAATGCTGAGCTCAGAAGCAGAGGGCTTAGCGTGGAAACCGGAATTTTTGGAGCGGATATGGATGTGTCCCTTACGAATTGGGGACCGGTGACGCTGATCTTAGACAGTCGCAGTTAA